Within Runella rosea, the genomic segment TATGTTCAAGATTGTCAGTTCGTCGGCAGGGTCGGGAAAAACCTACACGCTTACCAAAGAATACCTCAAACTCGCCTTGCAAAGCGACAACGCTTATTATTTCAAGCATATTTTGGCCATTACGTTTACCAAGGCCGCCACGCGTGAGATGAAAGACCGCATCATGGTCAAGTTGGAGGCGTTTGCCAACGGCCACGAAGACCCGATGCTGCACGACATCATTCAGGAGTTATACCCCGAATCCCTCGCCGACCGCGAAGGGGCTTACAAGCTCCGCGAACGCGATATTCGGAATCGGGCCAACCGCGTTTTTAAACAAATTCTACACGATTACAGTGATTTTGCCATTCTGACCATCGACAGTTTTGTCCAACGGGTGGTGAGCGCGTTTACCGATGAATTGGGGATTCCGTTTTCGTTTGAAGTGGAGATGGAAGCAGGGGAGTTGCTGCTGATGGCGGTAGAACGAATGCTCGAAAAAACGGGCGACGAGGCTTATACCGAGTTGACGGATATTCTCGAATCTTTTTATTTGGAAGCGGGGCAGGAAGGGAAAAATTACCACAGCCTGCCCGAAGCGATGGCGGGCTTTGCCAACGATTTGCTCAATGAGCAACGCTACGCCGCCATCATGAAAAATGCGCACTTGTCGGCCAAGGATTTTAAAAAAATTCGGCGACAACTGGTGGGCGCGTTGCGTAAGTGGGAAAACCAACTGGTGCAATGGGCCGAAAAAGGGCAGCAATTGATACTGGAAAGTGGCTTGGACGAGAAAGATTTTTCGTACGGAACGGTGTTTCGGTATTTCAAAAAACGTACCGATGCTTCCGAAGCAATGACCGAGCCAGGAGCGCGTGAAAAGGACGCTTTTGAAAACGACAAAGGCTGGCTCACCAAAACCGCCCGCCCGTTTGTGGTCGAAGCGGTAGCGCAGATAAAACCGCAATTGGTGGATTTTTACGAACGAATAGAAGAAAATCGTCTAGCCGTCGGTGGGAATTATTTTTTGTACCAACAGCTCATTCCGCACCTGTATCACCTGTCGTTGTTGAATGAAATTAAGGAAGAATTTGACCGCCAGTTGCGGGAAAATAACCGCGTGCATATTTCTGAATTTAACCAGAAAATCCTGCAAATTGTGACCGAAGACCCCGTACCGTTTATTTATGAGCGGATGGGGGAGAAGTTTAATCATATTTTGATTGACGAGTTTCAGGATACGTCCAAATTGCAATTTGCCAATGTGTTGCCGCTGATTGACAACAGCCTCGGTTACGACCATTTCAACCTCGCCGTAGGGGATTCTAAGCAGGCCATTTATCGTTTTCGGGGCGGCGACATGGATCAAATCATCGCGCTGCATTCCCAAAATCTTGATCGATTGGCGCAATCTCTGGGCGACAGCGAGTTGACGGTAGAGCGCCTAGAAAGCATTCGGTGGCATTTGACGGGCGATGTGCTACGGGTCAATCGTCGTAGTGCCAAAGAAATCATCGAATTCAATAACGCGTTTTTTGGCATAATTGAAGAACTCTACCGCGACCAATTTCCGCTTTCGCACGATGTGTTTGAGCAGGTGGCGCAGGAGTTGCCGCCCAATCCTAAAACGGGCGGAGAGGTGCAGATAGAATTTATTCCCACCCTGAATAACGACACCAACGACGACGACGATACGCCAGCCATGATTAACCGCACGCTGGCCCTGATTCAGCAAGCAACCGAAATCGACGGGTTTAGTGTGGGCGATATTTCGGTGTTGTGTCGGTACAAGAAAGATGCAAAAAAAATAGCTAATCATCTGAAAGAGAACGGATACAATATTATCTCCGACGATTCGCTTTCGTTGCGTTTTTCGGGGGCAGTCAATTTGGTGACGGCCTTCATGCGCGTGCTCGTCAAGCCCGACAGCCGATTGGATAAGTACGAAGCGCTGTATTTATTTTTCCGAATGATTGTCAAACGTATTCCTGACAACAAAGACAATCAACGCTTGAAAACGGTGGTGGAATCGCACGATGTGCGGGAGTTTTACGTGTTTATCAATGAATGTTTACGGCAAGTCAAAGCCGAAGCGGGTGACCTGAAAGAAGGAGATGTCATTGATGCGTTTTTGAATCCGTACCGATTGCTCCAAATCAGTGCGTATGAGCTGGCCGAAAAACTGGTGCAGACGTTTGGGCTGTTTGAAATCGTGGAAGAACGTGATTATCTGTTTCGTTTTCTGGATGTGGTTTTGGAATTCAACACCAAGCGGGGCAGTCATTTGGCCGATTTTCTGGATTATTGGGAAACCCAAAAAGAGAAAATTTCCATTTCGGCACCGTCAGACCCCAATGCGATTACGGTGCAGACCATCCACCGTTCCAAAGGATTGGAATATCCCGTGGTGATTATTCCCTACGCCGATTGGGATTTTGTGCCCAATGCCAAACGCGATTCGATGTGGGTCAATCTTGACCCGTCAGAGGAGTTGGGCGTTGGTGGTTTCAGTACAAAAGACGTTGAAAGCGGTGAAATGATTGAACAGACCGAAACCAAGTGGCTTCAAACGGGTTCGGTTCAAGTAAAAGAGACATTATTGCAAACGACCGAGTCGGTGGCATTGCAGTATAAGGAGGAGCGTGAGCGCGTGTTTGTTGAAAACCTCAACCTGTTGTACGTGGCGTTTACGCGTCCGACCAAAAAACTGTACGTGTTGGCCAAAGAAGAAAATTTTGCTAAAATCAAATCTCCCAGAAAAGTAAGTTATTGGCTATATCAGTATTTGGAAAGCCTACAGGAACCTGAAATCGGAAGCCTTGAAACCCCTGCGAAACTCACCACGCGTACTCCTCACGCCACCGTTCAGGCACCCACTTTTTATGTCCCGCAGATTATTTCTACGGACCGCAGCCGCGAGTTGCGCCTCCGGCGCTTAGCCAATCGCATCTTTGACGTAGAAACGTTTGAGAAAAAACGCGACCACGGAAACAAAGTTCACTACGCTCTTTCGATGGTACGTACGCCCGATGACGTTCCCTCGGCCTTGGTACGAATGCAAACTGAAGGCATGATTGAGAAAATCGAAGCCGAAGATATTCGTAAGAGCCTTGATAAAATTCTTCAACATCCTGACTTGCAGGGTCTTTTTGAGGTAGAGTCCAACGTCATCAATGAGCGCGAAATCTTAACCCCCGATGGCAACATTCACCGCCCCGACAGGGTGGTACACTTAAATGACCGAGTCGTAATCGTTGATTACAAAACGGGGATTCCCGTCGAAAACCACACCATACAGATTAAACGGTACGCCAAACTTTTCTACGAAATGGGCTACGCAAGGGTCGATTCGTTGCTGGTTTATATTGAGCGAAATGAGGTAATTAAGGTGTGAATATTAAATTTCGTATTTTTTTTAGAATTGTGGTGACTTTTTGGATGGTTTTTGCGTATGTTATGTATAGCGTACACAAGCCCCAACCCTCCACCACATTATGGACCCTTTTTTTTACTTTGATGAAGATGAGTTTGAAACCCCCGAGCCAACAAAGTTCGTTGTAGAAATTGAGGTTATTTCACCAACCTGTACACAGGATAGCGTGAATATGTCTGCTCAAAATAGGGTGAGTTGCGATAAATAAATTCGAGTTGTGCCGCGCCGCTTTTGGCAAAAGCCTCATCTGTCTTTTTTCTTTCTTCCAATTTTTGCTTGAGTGCCGCATCTTTGCGCAGCATTTCAGCCGCAATGTCTTCAAAAACGTAGGCGGAAAAATGCTCTTTTTGTCCTAAGATACTATCGAAAAAATTCCACGCAAAAAACGAGTCGGGGCCTTGAGGTTCAAGGGTTTCGATGATATAACGGTTGGATTTTTGGTTGGTCGCAATAAGATAATCCCCTTTATAAAATTGTATTTTCTGCGTCTCTTTTCTAACCGTTACGCCGGTGTGGTTATAATGTCCTTCATAGGGCTTTTGGGGGATTTTGTAATCTTCAATATAATACACTTCCACTTCCATTTCGGTATCTTTTTCTAAAGATTTTAGCGTTACGCCGTTGATTTTGAGGAGTTCTGCCACCCGAACCCAACTTTGAGGCAACACGTAGGCGTTTGGTTTCTGAACCGTCAGATCGGCTACGTAGTGGTCAAAAAAGGGAATGCGTTTGGTAAAAGGCTCGTTGCGTTCGTAATACAAACGATTCAGTCCGCTCACTTCACTGGGTTTGTACTTGGCCGCAAAGCCTTTGAAAGTAATCGAATCGGCCACGCTACGGTCCAGTTTCCAGCTTAATGGAAAAGACTTTTGGGCCGCCACGGCTTCGTCGGCTTTTTGCTTGTTGGCAATCAACGTCTTAGCGTGTTTGGTGCTGAGGTTGAGCGTCGTTTCCATAAACACGTAAGTTCCTTTGACCCGCGTAGGATAATCTTTCAGCATGTGCAATTCAACCACGAAGGTTTCACAATTGAACAGCGACGCGTAGCCTGAACTATACCTCGGAGCATCGTTGAAGCCCGAATAACCCGTTTCGGGGGTGCTGCCAAAGGCATTTACGTACGGCACTGGGTCAAACCCCGATTTTGATAATTGAGCATCCAACGCGGGTTTGAATTCGTTGGTAAAAAAGGTCGAAACAATCGGGTTGAACTTGTCTTTCTGGGTCGGAAAATACGTGACAGCGTGCTGGTAATCAGCACCATTGGAGGTATGGTTGTCTACGATGATGTGAGGTTTCCACGCCTGAAACATCTTTTGCCACGACTCCGAATTTTTAGAATCTGTTTTGATAAAATCGCGGTTTAAATCATAATTTCGTGAATTTGCCCGAAATCCGTAACTGTTGGGACCGTTCTGATTAGGGCGCGACACGCCACGGTTAAGGATACCGTCAATGTTATAGACAGGCACAATGCACAGCAACACATTGGCCGGGAGTAGCTTCTTTTCCAACAGTTCCCGCGCCCACATCATGCTGGCGTCAATGCCTTCGGGTTCGCCGGGGTGGATGCCGTTATTGATCAAAAGCGTTACTTTGTCGGCCTGAGGTTTGAAGACCTTATTGGCCGATAACACAAACAAATGCAGCGGTTTACCAATGTCGCTCGTGCCTACTTCGAGTAGCGTAGCTTGGTCATATTTTTGGTCTAGGGCTTGGTAAAAACGGATGACTTCGTCGTAGGTAGCAGTTTCTTGTCCTTTGCTTTTTTCGTAGGAAGTGATTTGGGCAAAGAGTGTGTTGGACAGCAAAAGCAGTAAAAATAACTTTTTCATAAGGTGGGAAATTGATGAAGTGTTTGGTTTATTGACAAAATTTTGGCGCAAGTATCGATAAAAAATAGACGCAACATCCACCCTTACCTCCCACAAATTTCTTTATAATCGCAATATTGACAGGCTTGCATATGGTCAGTTTTACGGAAAGGCTCGTCGGTATTGAGGAGTTTTTCGGTGATAAATGCCCTCAGATACTCCTCCGAATGCGCTACGTAATTTTCGGGGTCGTTGGCTTGGTCAAATTGAAGGGGATTTTCGATGAAACCCCGTTTAATGTTTCGCAATGAATAAAATCCAGACGTTACTTCATAGTTGTCCAAGTGAAAATCCTGACCGCGTAGGTTGAGACCTTGGTCACGCAGCATCTGTTTGTAAATCAGGTACTGATAAATCCATAATTGCCTGATTTTTTCGTAGTTTCCATTGCTGCCAGAGGTCATAATATCAGCTAGTTTATCGGGCGTGACTTTGGGGAGTTGTTCGATTTTTCCCGTTTTATAATCGGCCACGCGAATGACGTTATCCACCAACTCAATGCGGTCAATTTTCCCCGCCACTTTAAATAAAATCGTCTTATCGCCCCATTGCAGTGGCAACGTCGCCGATAGTTTTCGCTCGGTAGCCAGCACCACCAGCGAATCGTTGCGCGTGCGCTGTTCCCGCAAGAAGTCCACCACGGTTTGTTCGGCCACTTGATACAACAGCCGATTGATGCCCGATTCGGCATCGTAACCACCAAATTGTTTATCAAATTCTTCGCGTAAAATCGCCTTTACTTCTTCGTCTGTGATGGGTTTGTTTTCCATCAGATATTCTAAGTCGATGCGTTCTAGTACTTTGTGAATCCAAGAGCCAAAGTCTGCCGAACCAATGCGCTCTTCCACTTCTTCGTCTTCCGACACGCCCGCAATGCGGTTAAAATAGTACTGGAGCGAGCATTTTAGGTACTGGTTTAAATGAGTGGCATACAACCCGTCTTTTTCGAGAGAGGCAATGAGAAAGGCAATCGTTTCGGGCGTTTTGGGGACGGTCCAATCAATCGTAGCGGCTTTTTGACGCGCTATCTGCACTTTTGGTTCTTCTTCGGCTCCCTGTTTGTCGTCCTCCTTAAACATCACCATCATCTCCTGATACCTGATGGTGCCTTTGTCTTTCGTCATGGGCACCAACTCGTGCTCTAGCTGACGAATGAAACGGCTTTTTTCACCGCCGTTGTAAGTGCTTGGGTCGGTAACGTACACGAGGTGAACGTCTTTGGCGCGTTGGAGTAGGCGGTAAAAATGATAAGACAACACTGCGTCTTGGTCGCGGTAAATGGGCAAACCCGCTTCTTGGGCAATGTCCCACGGAATCAGCGAGTTTTGACGTTTTGAAGCAGGGAAAACCCCTTCATTCATCGAAAGAATAATAATGCGTTCAAAATCAAGAGACTGCGTTTCGAGCATTCCCATTATTTGCAGCGGACTGACGGGCTCACCGCTGAAAGGAATCCGGGTTTGGCGGATGAGTTCGTACATAAAAGCCTTGAAAGTCCGTAAGTTCAGCTTCTCGGCGTGGCTTGAATTGAGGGTGGTTTCGAGCTGTTTTAGCAGGGTATAAAACAAATATAAGTACTCCGTCTCGATGGCGTTTTGGGTGTCTTTGTATACTTCGCGCAGCAAGTCGATGATGACGTACAGGGCTTTGATGACGGTGTGCGGGTTGTCGTCCCAGCGGCCAAACAGCGCCACAAAAAGCGGGTGATTTTCGCCCCACACCAACAACTGTTTGGGGTCGAGGTACACAAAATTACGCCGTTGTATCTCACCAATGGTAGTCTGAATGATGCTCGGCGCGGTCGAATCGCGTTGTTGCAACGCCAGAAATTCGTATCTCCTGATAAACGGGTGATTGAGTACTTTCTGAACTGTTCGGTGGTTGTATTTAGGGATTTTAACCGAGCGACCGTCTTTGGCGCGGAATTCTGCCACCGTAAACTGCAACTCAAACAGCGAGTCTACGAGCGTGAACAACAGCGAATTACGCAGTGTTAGTCCCATCGTTACGTTGAGGTCACTGATGGTTTCATCCAATCCGTTCAAGACAGGAACTAGCAGGTTTTCGTCGGCTAGTACCATCGCTACGGGGCGGTTTTCGGTGCCGCCTTGCTCCTCGGTACACCATTGTTGGTAAAGTTTACCCGCTACTTTGGCCTGCATAGAGGCATTCGGAACGGCATAAACCGTAATGTCTTTGGGGGTTTGGAGAATATGGTTTTCGGTCCACTTCCATTCGCCAGCCCACGCGGCATCCCGGTAGCTGCGCAGTGCTTTTCCACCTTCGATGTAGGGATTTTCGCGCATATAGTAGTGGTCAGTATCCCAAAGAATTTCAGCACGTTGGGCTTTGATAAGGGCCCGAATGATTTTTTCTTGCGCGGCACTCAAAGCGCTTAATCCGACAAAATAAAAGTCGGGCGAGGAGTCCTCAACGGTTTCTTCGGAGTTTGGTTGATTGGTCTCTTCTTTGTCGTTCAGCAAAAGTTCAAATGTATTTTCGGCCAACGTGCGGTAGGCCAAACCGCGATAAACGCGCTTTTTGGACTGAAGATGTTGCCGGAAACGTTGGTATACTTCTCGTAAATTGGAGAACAATTCAAAGTAGGCCTTTATGCGCTCTGAGTCGGTCGAAATTTTGTTTTTTGGCCAGTCAATCTCCCAACGCTCAATGGCTTTGGCCTCGGTAATGTAGTCGAATAAATAATCAGAATCAACGAGATATTGGTCAATTAAGTCGAAATCGCGCAGCAACATACTCCCCCATTGCAGGTAGCGCTCAAAGGTGATGTTTTTATCAACCTCTTTAAAAATGTCAAATAATTCGAACAACAAACTAACGTTGTCGGCAATCTCCACCCCACACTTTTTGGTCACAAAGTCGTCGATAGCTAACACTTCCGGGGCCAAAAAGGGACGATCAGCGCATTGAGCCAGAGCACGTTTAAAAAAATAAGCAGCCCGCCGGGTGGGTACAATTATTAATAAATTCTCAATGCGCTTTGTATGTCTTTTTGTGTCAAAAATATACTTCGCTGATTTCTCAAGAAAAGATTCGAGCATTTCGGGAATGAGCTATTTGGGTATGTTTATGTTGATTATGTTCCTAAAAAATATCTTTTGTGGATATTACAAAAAGTATGCTGTTGAATGACGTTTGTCTTTTTTTATTTTTTTGACTTGTGTGTTTGCTTTCTATTTTCGCAGTAACAATTTTCAAAGTTAGTTGTTTTACTGCTTGTGAGCAGTATCACCATTTTTATTTTAACTAAAAACCAAACTAAATCTTATGCGGAAATTTTTACTGGCAGGCGTCTGCCTGTTGATGTCTATTTGTGTTCAGCTTCGGGCACAAGAGCGCACGGTTACTGGGACCGTTACCAGCAGCGACGATGGGTCGCCTCTTCCTGGAGTAAGCGTATTAGTGAAAGGGACTACCAAAGGAGCCAACACGGATTCGGAAGGGAAATATCGAATTAGTATTTCAGATGCTAAACCAATTCTTATTTTTAGCTTTGTAGGGTTTGAAAAGCAGGAGATTGCGGTAGGTAATCGTACTGAAATAAACCTGCAATTGCGTTCTGACGCTAACCAACTCAATGAGGTTGTCGTCACTGGTTATGGAGGAACACTCAACAAGCGGGAAATCACTGGTTCAATCTCAAAGGTCAAAGGGCAGCTCATTGAGAACATGCCCGTACAGAGTTTTGATCGTGCGTTACAGGGACGAGCCGCAGGGGTTCAGGTACAGGCTGCCAACGGGATTCCCGGTGGCTCGGTACAGGTTCGTATCCGAGGGGTAGGCTCTATTTCTGGGGGTAATGACCCGCTTTATGTGGTTGACGGTGTGCAGATTAACTCACGCGGAACGTCGACGATTACGAGTTCAAACCCTTTAAACTTCCTCAATCCCAATGATATTGAATCCATTGAGGTGTTGAAAGATGCGGCGGCGGCTTCAATTTATGGTTCGCAAGCCGCCAATGGTGTAGTGCTCGTAACGACCAAAAGAGGAAAAGCAGGTACCACTAAATTTGACTTTAACTACTATAATGGGGTTGTTGAGCCGCTCAGAAAACTGAACGTTTTGAATACCCAACAGTGGATTCAAATGCGCTCGGAAGCGTTGAGAAATCAAACACCTACCCTGACTGCCGCGCAGGCCTTGACAAATGCGCTAACCAGCGTTCGTTTGGCAGGAGATTTGACAGAGTCGGCAGTAGCCGCCCTTCCCAGCTACGACTGGCAGAATGAAGCCTTCAAAACTGGTCGGGCCAACAGCTATGAATTGTCGGCCAGCGGTGGAAATGAAAAAACTACTTTTTATTGGTCTGGTTCATACCTGAAACAAGATGCCAATTTGATTAATATCGACTTTTTGCGTGGTTCTACCAACTTGAACGTCGTTCATAAGATCAGTCCAAAGGTAACGTTTGAGAATGGTATCAAACTTAGCACCCAAAAAAGCCGCGGCCAGTTTGGCGGTCCGCTGGGCGGGTCTTTTCTGGGGGCGTCAGCATTTGCATCGCCGTTGGTATTGCCGATGGTTCCGATTTACAAGGAAGACGGTACTTACAACGGTACGCCGGCAGATGGTGGTATTCCTGGTATCTTGAACCAAAATATCATCATGGTGAGTGAATTAAACAAAATTGGTGGCGTGCAAAACCAAGCCGTTGGAAATGTATCTCTTACGTGGAAAATTGCGGATGGTCTTACTTTTCGTCCGTCAGCCTCGTTGGATTATCGTACCATCAAGGGAGATAATTATACTGATGCCCGTACACCAGACGGTATCAACGTAAACGGACGTCTTGGTTTTCAATATAACCAAAATGTAAACTTCCTCGGAAATGCCGTTTTGAATTATAACAAACTGTTGAAAGAAAATCATAATGTAAGCGCTCTGTTGGGATATGAGTACCGCAGTGATGTAAACGAAGGGTATTTTGGAACGGTAGAAGGGTTTCCGTCACCTGATTTTCAATATGCAAGTTCAGGAACTAATTTTATCTCTACTGGTGGTGGCTGGAACGGTTTTCGTAAGCAATCGGTATTTGCTCAGGCCAAATACGATTTCAAAAATAAGTATTTCGTTTCGGCAACGGCCCGTTATGATGGCTCTTCCCGATTCGGCTCCAACAATCGCTACGGCTTGTTTCCTGCCGCATCAGCAGGATGGCTGATCAGCGAGGAGCCTTTCCTGAAGAGCAGCCGAGTGGTGACAGACTTAAAACTTCGTGGTAGCTATGGAGTAACTGGAAACGACCAAATTGGTTTCTTCCCAGCACTTGGATTGGTAAGCGGCGGGTCAAACTATAACAACCTGAGCGGTACAGCACCTATCCAAATGGCAAATCCAAACCTGAAATGGGAGCGTAATGTGACGGGCGAAGTAGGGCTAGAGTATGG encodes:
- a CDS encoding UvrD-helicase domain-containing protein is translated as MFKIVSSSAGSGKTYTLTKEYLKLALQSDNAYYFKHILAITFTKAATREMKDRIMVKLEAFANGHEDPMLHDIIQELYPESLADREGAYKLRERDIRNRANRVFKQILHDYSDFAILTIDSFVQRVVSAFTDELGIPFSFEVEMEAGELLLMAVERMLEKTGDEAYTELTDILESFYLEAGQEGKNYHSLPEAMAGFANDLLNEQRYAAIMKNAHLSAKDFKKIRRQLVGALRKWENQLVQWAEKGQQLILESGLDEKDFSYGTVFRYFKKRTDASEAMTEPGAREKDAFENDKGWLTKTARPFVVEAVAQIKPQLVDFYERIEENRLAVGGNYFLYQQLIPHLYHLSLLNEIKEEFDRQLRENNRVHISEFNQKILQIVTEDPVPFIYERMGEKFNHILIDEFQDTSKLQFANVLPLIDNSLGYDHFNLAVGDSKQAIYRFRGGDMDQIIALHSQNLDRLAQSLGDSELTVERLESIRWHLTGDVLRVNRRSAKEIIEFNNAFFGIIEELYRDQFPLSHDVFEQVAQELPPNPKTGGEVQIEFIPTLNNDTNDDDDTPAMINRTLALIQQATEIDGFSVGDISVLCRYKKDAKKIANHLKENGYNIISDDSLSLRFSGAVNLVTAFMRVLVKPDSRLDKYEALYLFFRMIVKRIPDNKDNQRLKTVVESHDVREFYVFINECLRQVKAEAGDLKEGDVIDAFLNPYRLLQISAYELAEKLVQTFGLFEIVEERDYLFRFLDVVLEFNTKRGSHLADFLDYWETQKEKISISAPSDPNAITVQTIHRSKGLEYPVVIIPYADWDFVPNAKRDSMWVNLDPSEELGVGGFSTKDVESGEMIEQTETKWLQTGSVQVKETLLQTTESVALQYKEERERVFVENLNLLYVAFTRPTKKLYVLAKEENFAKIKSPRKVSYWLYQYLESLQEPEIGSLETPAKLTTRTPHATVQAPTFYVPQIISTDRSRELRLRRLANRIFDVETFEKKRDHGNKVHYALSMVRTPDDVPSALVRMQTEGMIEKIEAEDIRKSLDKILQHPDLQGLFEVESNVINEREILTPDGNIHRPDRVVHLNDRVVIVDYKTGIPVENHTIQIKRYAKLFYEMGYARVDSLLVYIERNEVIKV
- a CDS encoding M14 family metallopeptidase, encoding MKKLFLLLLLSNTLFAQITSYEKSKGQETATYDEVIRFYQALDQKYDQATLLEVGTSDIGKPLHLFVLSANKVFKPQADKVTLLINNGIHPGEPEGIDASMMWARELLEKKLLPANVLLCIVPVYNIDGILNRGVSRPNQNGPNSYGFRANSRNYDLNRDFIKTDSKNSESWQKMFQAWKPHIIVDNHTSNGADYQHAVTYFPTQKDKFNPIVSTFFTNEFKPALDAQLSKSGFDPVPYVNAFGSTPETGYSGFNDAPRYSSGYASLFNCETFVVELHMLKDYPTRVKGTYVFMETTLNLSTKHAKTLIANKQKADEAVAAQKSFPLSWKLDRSVADSITFKGFAAKYKPSEVSGLNRLYYERNEPFTKRIPFFDHYVADLTVQKPNAYVLPQSWVRVAELLKINGVTLKSLEKDTEMEVEVYYIEDYKIPQKPYEGHYNHTGVTVRKETQKIQFYKGDYLIATNQKSNRYIIETLEPQGPDSFFAWNFFDSILGQKEHFSAYVFEDIAAEMLRKDAALKQKLEERKKTDEAFAKSGAAQLEFIYRNSPYFEQTYSRYPVYRLVK
- a CDS encoding PD-(D/E)XK nuclease family protein is translated as MTKKCGVEIADNVSLLFELFDIFKEVDKNITFERYLQWGSMLLRDFDLIDQYLVDSDYLFDYITEAKAIERWEIDWPKNKISTDSERIKAYFELFSNLREVYQRFRQHLQSKKRVYRGLAYRTLAENTFELLLNDKEETNQPNSEETVEDSSPDFYFVGLSALSAAQEKIIRALIKAQRAEILWDTDHYYMRENPYIEGGKALRSYRDAAWAGEWKWTENHILQTPKDITVYAVPNASMQAKVAGKLYQQWCTEEQGGTENRPVAMVLADENLLVPVLNGLDETISDLNVTMGLTLRNSLLFTLVDSLFELQFTVAEFRAKDGRSVKIPKYNHRTVQKVLNHPFIRRYEFLALQQRDSTAPSIIQTTIGEIQRRNFVYLDPKQLLVWGENHPLFVALFGRWDDNPHTVIKALYVIIDLLREVYKDTQNAIETEYLYLFYTLLKQLETTLNSSHAEKLNLRTFKAFMYELIRQTRIPFSGEPVSPLQIMGMLETQSLDFERIIILSMNEGVFPASKRQNSLIPWDIAQEAGLPIYRDQDAVLSYHFYRLLQRAKDVHLVYVTDPSTYNGGEKSRFIRQLEHELVPMTKDKGTIRYQEMMVMFKEDDKQGAEEEPKVQIARQKAATIDWTVPKTPETIAFLIASLEKDGLYATHLNQYLKCSLQYYFNRIAGVSEDEEVEERIGSADFGSWIHKVLERIDLEYLMENKPITDEEVKAILREEFDKQFGGYDAESGINRLLYQVAEQTVVDFLREQRTRNDSLVVLATERKLSATLPLQWGDKTILFKVAGKIDRIELVDNVIRVADYKTGKIEQLPKVTPDKLADIMTSGSNGNYEKIRQLWIYQYLIYKQMLRDQGLNLRGQDFHLDNYEVTSGFYSLRNIKRGFIENPLQFDQANDPENYVAHSEEYLRAFITEKLLNTDEPFRKTDHMQACQYCDYKEICGR
- a CDS encoding SusC/RagA family TonB-linked outer membrane protein produces the protein MRKFLLAGVCLLMSICVQLRAQERTVTGTVTSSDDGSPLPGVSVLVKGTTKGANTDSEGKYRISISDAKPILIFSFVGFEKQEIAVGNRTEINLQLRSDANQLNEVVVTGYGGTLNKREITGSISKVKGQLIENMPVQSFDRALQGRAAGVQVQAANGIPGGSVQVRIRGVGSISGGNDPLYVVDGVQINSRGTSTITSSNPLNFLNPNDIESIEVLKDAAAASIYGSQAANGVVLVTTKRGKAGTTKFDFNYYNGVVEPLRKLNVLNTQQWIQMRSEALRNQTPTLTAAQALTNALTSVRLAGDLTESAVAALPSYDWQNEAFKTGRANSYELSASGGNEKTTFYWSGSYLKQDANLINIDFLRGSTNLNVVHKISPKVTFENGIKLSTQKSRGQFGGPLGGSFLGASAFASPLVLPMVPIYKEDGTYNGTPADGGIPGILNQNIIMVSELNKIGGVQNQAVGNVSLTWKIADGLTFRPSASLDYRTIKGDNYTDARTPDGINVNGRLGFQYNQNVNFLGNAVLNYNKLLKENHNVSALLGYEYRSDVNEGYFGTVEGFPSPDFQYASSGTNFISTGGGWNGFRKQSVFAQAKYDFKNKYFVSATARYDGSSRFGSNNRYGLFPAASAGWLISEEPFLKSSRVVTDLKLRGSYGVTGNDQIGFFPALGLVSGGSNYNNLSGTAPIQMANPNLKWERNVTGEVGLEYGLWGGRISGQINYFSRVSNDLLLNRPLPITSGFGSIVDNVGQLRNRGLEFEITTINVRTSKFKWETNFNFTYIQNKVTKLVDGILPQQNRDSLILLNAAVNTGLGNNTADITVGSNFIVGKPVYAIYTAEYAGVNPATGRPMWYDENGNITYTIRNPGDLKYIGSEFSPIFGGFTNTISFGGFELSAFLQYEFGRVASNTQGQFLMENGNRLFNTLTDIYERRWQKPGDLTDVPRPINGGAELRGSGNTAGTRSVENASYVRLKQVSASYTIPANILKPLKFIRSARIYAQGINLVTWTAWTGYDPEFVGLGSGNNGVIPQARNYTFGVQIGF